A genome region from Dolichospermum compactum NIES-806 includes the following:
- a CDS encoding type I polyketide synthase, producing MSCPPQKIDTIKSSLTELEAQINSFEQAVLKFIEEGKMNSGNLENSINSMSTKEINRKLHTTPIAIIGMASLMPQSRTLRDYWQNIVNKIDCITDVPSSHWSVEDYYDPNPRTAEDKTYCKRGGFIPEVDFNPMEFGIPPSILEVTDVSQLLSLVVAKETMEDAGYGDSREFSRENIGVILGVAMGKQLGMPLAARLEYPIWEKVLKSTGLSDEDTKKIVDKIKSAYVKWDENAFPGMLANVVAGRIANRLDFGGTNCVVDAACASSFGALKMAISELVEHRSNMMLTGGVDTDNTIMAYISFSKTPAVTPSDNVKPFDAKSDGMMLGEGIGMILLKRLEDAQKDGDKIYAVIKGIGTSSDGRYKSIYAPRKEGQVKALERAYDDAGFSPATVGLMEAHGTGTMAGDPIEFSSLQDFFGKYDTQKQHIALGSVKSQIGHTKAAAGTASLIKTALALHHKVLPATINITEPNPKLDIENSSFYLNTQTRPWIKVEGETPRRAGVSAFGFGGTNYHVVLEEYEPEQQSSYRLHGAAGEVLLFGATHAELISKLEATLNNLQADDGERFYSQLVLDCQSLTIPKTAVRIGFVSENLQEACKLLEVGIGLLKSKPDAIYWEHPQGIYYRSAGMDLGGKVVALFSGQGSQYLEMGREAVMNFPSLRQLYGKMDHLFKQGNLQPVSEVVFPRSSFDEVEKKAQVATLQRTEYAQPAIGVFSAGLYGILQQAGFKADFTAGHSFGELTALWAAGVLSEADYLFLVKARGQAMAAPKDPDHDAGSMLAVKEDISKIEPLLKQFPKVSIANFNSPTQIVLAGPKLEIEKIQAACQKLGYSAVLLPVSAAFHTPLIAFAQKSFAIATKSVTFKNPQIPVFSNVTGKQYPQNAAAIQKNLESHLASSVLFKQEIENIYAAGGYCFVEFGPKRVLSNLVKDILGDRPHLTISLNPSASKNSDRSLREAAVQLRVIGMNIANLDPYKRLAVLPPISTKKTLSVKLTGINYISDKTKNAFTEALQDGHKISGVQEFKSLEVQEFKNLEIETPVIAKISPTNGHNGNGNGNGHKKQPLIETQLQPQMTTTATIQKQSSPELFAPQSSEKMQTPDKLINCQQILTSLEQLLSQFQHNQSENLEVHSTYLNHQIEYAKTFFQLMQQQNTLFANAKSSAEAAQIKQVIMESLERSMIQFHSQQGETLRIHEQYLREQIEYTKHFFQLIQEEYSQLISDTQEIAPVNVSVTPEEAPVPPTATIIPPQPLPVIEPKVQIAEPVIAAPVIEPEPIIIPQSPVAFIPEPTPVTSNLNLDDLANNLLSITSEKTGYPIEMLELDMDMEADLGIDSIKRVEILGGLQELYPNLPKPNLEELAEKRTIGQVVEYLQGQGTGDRLQVTSDSVEVIGNRLQVTGDSNEYADLGQTLLNITSEKTGYPVEMLELDMDMEADLGIDSIKRVEILGAMQEAYPDLPKPNIEELGDLRTIGQIVNYLQSLVGGEKKKPHIDVNLVTTTSVGAQVLRPLLDSLTPLPIVDPNLPRRPAQLKTLPRPDFLEAQLPEGHIGLITDDGSLTTSKVVHALIEQGWKVVVLSFPQSLVASQLPLPAGVTRVTLANMSEQHLQLLLQSVTTKHGAIGAFIHLHPQFTPEKPGHISYPEAEKAILKQVFLMAKHLKATLNNAASLPGRTSFCTVAHLDGEFALGHQTNFSAIAAGLFGLTKSLRWEWPQVFFRAIDLNPSLDPYESAQYIVAELHDSNRYIGEVGYGNQGRVTLVAKAE from the coding sequence ATGTCTTGCCCCCCTCAAAAGATAGACACCATAAAAAGTTCTTTGACGGAATTGGAAGCCCAAATTAATAGTTTTGAACAGGCTGTGCTGAAGTTTATAGAGGAAGGAAAAATGAATTCAGGAAACTTAGAAAATTCGATAAATTCCATGTCAACTAAGGAAATTAATAGAAAACTGCACACCACTCCTATAGCTATTATTGGTATGGCTTCCTTAATGCCTCAGTCGAGAACATTAAGGGATTACTGGCAAAATATTGTTAATAAAATTGACTGTATTACTGATGTTCCTTCTAGCCATTGGAGTGTAGAAGATTACTATGATCCTAATCCGAGAACAGCAGAAGATAAAACTTATTGCAAACGTGGTGGGTTTATTCCTGAAGTTGATTTTAATCCGATGGAATTTGGCATCCCTCCCAGCATTTTAGAAGTTACAGATGTTTCTCAACTATTAAGTTTGGTAGTTGCTAAAGAAACAATGGAAGATGCTGGTTATGGTGACTCTCGTGAATTTAGCCGCGAAAATATTGGTGTAATTCTGGGTGTAGCTATGGGCAAACAATTGGGAATGCCATTAGCTGCCAGATTAGAATATCCGATTTGGGAAAAAGTTCTCAAAAGCACTGGTTTATCTGACGAAGATACTAAAAAGATTGTTGATAAAATCAAATCTGCTTATGTGAAATGGGATGAAAATGCTTTCCCTGGAATGTTAGCAAATGTGGTGGCTGGGAGAATTGCTAACCGCCTCGATTTTGGTGGAACAAACTGTGTTGTTGATGCGGCTTGTGCTAGTTCCTTTGGGGCATTAAAAATGGCCATTAGTGAATTAGTTGAACATCGTAGCAACATGATGTTAACTGGTGGAGTAGACACCGATAACACGATTATGGCTTACATTTCCTTTAGCAAAACTCCAGCCGTTACTCCTAGCGATAATGTGAAACCATTTGACGCTAAATCCGATGGCATGATGTTAGGTGAAGGCATTGGGATGATTCTTCTCAAACGCTTAGAAGATGCCCAAAAAGACGGGGATAAAATCTATGCGGTAATCAAGGGAATTGGGACTTCTAGTGATGGTCGCTATAAGAGTATTTATGCTCCTCGAAAAGAAGGACAAGTTAAAGCCTTAGAACGGGCTTATGATGATGCTGGTTTTTCTCCTGCTACTGTGGGTTTAATGGAGGCACATGGTACGGGAACAATGGCTGGAGATCCCATAGAATTTAGTTCTTTGCAGGATTTCTTTGGTAAATATGACACCCAAAAACAACATATTGCTTTGGGGAGTGTGAAGTCGCAAATTGGGCATACAAAAGCCGCTGCCGGTACTGCTAGTTTAATTAAAACTGCCCTAGCATTGCATCATAAAGTATTGCCGGCAACTATCAATATTACTGAACCAAATCCTAAATTAGATATTGAAAATTCTTCCTTTTATCTGAATACTCAAACTAGACCTTGGATTAAGGTAGAAGGTGAAACTCCCCGACGGGCTGGTGTGAGTGCCTTTGGTTTTGGTGGCACAAATTATCACGTTGTTTTGGAAGAATACGAACCCGAACAACAAAGTTCTTATCGTTTACATGGTGCTGCGGGTGAGGTGCTGTTATTTGGTGCTACTCACGCGGAATTAATTAGCAAGTTAGAAGCAACTTTAAATAATTTGCAAGCTGATGATGGGGAAAGATTTTATTCCCAATTAGTTCTAGATTGTCAATCTCTAACTATTCCTAAAACTGCGGTCAGAATTGGGTTTGTATCTGAGAATTTACAAGAAGCTTGTAAGCTGTTGGAAGTTGGAATTGGTTTATTAAAAAGTAAGCCTGATGCAATTTATTGGGAACATCCTCAAGGTATTTATTACCGTTCTGCTGGCATGGATTTGGGTGGAAAGGTTGTCGCTTTATTCTCTGGACAAGGTTCTCAATACTTGGAAATGGGCAGAGAAGCGGTAATGAATTTCCCTAGCTTGCGACAGTTATATGGAAAAATGGATCATCTGTTTAAGCAGGGGAATTTGCAACCTGTTTCCGAAGTGGTTTTCCCTCGTTCTAGCTTTGATGAAGTTGAGAAAAAAGCCCAAGTTGCAACTTTGCAAAGAACGGAATATGCACAGCCGGCAATTGGGGTTTTTAGTGCCGGTTTATATGGAATTTTGCAACAGGCTGGGTTTAAGGCAGATTTCACCGCCGGTCATAGTTTTGGTGAATTAACCGCTTTGTGGGCGGCTGGAGTGTTGAGTGAGGCTGATTATTTGTTCCTGGTGAAGGCTAGAGGACAGGCTATGGCTGCACCCAAAGACCCGGATCATGACGCTGGTAGTATGTTGGCGGTGAAGGAAGATATCAGCAAAATTGAACCGCTGCTGAAGCAGTTTCCAAAAGTAAGTATTGCTAACTTTAATTCTCCTACCCAAATTGTTTTAGCTGGTCCAAAACTGGAAATTGAAAAAATCCAAGCTGCTTGCCAAAAGTTAGGATATAGTGCGGTTTTATTGCCTGTATCTGCGGCTTTTCATACTCCGTTGATTGCATTTGCACAAAAATCTTTTGCGATCGCAACTAAGTCGGTAACTTTCAAAAATCCGCAAATTCCCGTTTTTAGTAATGTCACTGGTAAACAGTATCCGCAAAATGCAGCAGCAATTCAAAAGAACTTAGAAAGCCATTTAGCTAGTTCTGTGTTGTTCAAACAAGAGATTGAAAATATCTATGCCGCTGGTGGTTATTGCTTCGTAGAATTTGGACCAAAACGGGTTTTAAGTAACTTGGTAAAAGATATTTTAGGCGATCGCCCCCATCTTACCATATCTCTGAATCCCAGTGCCTCCAAAAATAGCGATCGCTCTTTGCGAGAAGCCGCAGTCCAATTGCGTGTCATTGGCATGAATATTGCCAACCTTGACCCCTACAAACGCCTTGCTGTACTCCCCCCCATTTCCACCAAAAAGACCCTCAGCGTCAAACTAACAGGCATTAACTACATTTCCGACAAAACCAAAAACGCCTTTACCGAAGCCTTACAGGACGGACATAAAATTTCAGGAGTTCAGGAGTTCAAGAGTTTAGAAGTTCAAGAATTCAAGAATTTAGAAATAGAAACTCCTGTAATTGCCAAAATTTCTCCAACCAACGGACATAACGGCAACGGTAACGGTAACGGACATAAAAAACAACCCCTCATTGAAACCCAGTTACAGCCTCAGATGACTACCACTGCAACCATTCAAAAACAATCCAGTCCAGAATTGTTCGCGCCCCAATCCAGCGAGAAGATGCAAACACCGGATAAACTTATAAATTGCCAACAAATTCTCACCAGCTTGGAACAACTTCTGAGTCAGTTCCAGCACAACCAAAGCGAGAATTTAGAAGTTCACAGCACCTATCTTAACCATCAGATAGAATACGCCAAAACCTTCTTTCAATTGATGCAGCAGCAAAACACCTTATTTGCTAATGCTAAATCTTCTGCTGAAGCCGCTCAAATTAAGCAAGTGATCATGGAAAGCTTAGAGCGGAGTATGATTCAGTTTCATTCCCAACAAGGTGAAACCCTCCGTATTCATGAACAATATCTGCGGGAACAGATAGAATATACCAAACACTTTTTCCAACTCATTCAAGAAGAATATTCTCAACTTATTTCTGACACCCAAGAAATAGCACCTGTAAATGTCAGTGTTACTCCAGAAGAAGCACCTGTTCCTCCCACAGCCACCATTATTCCGCCTCAACCATTACCAGTAATTGAGCCAAAAGTTCAAATTGCAGAACCTGTAATTGCAGCACCAGTCATTGAACCTGAACCAATTATTATTCCCCAGTCCCCAGTTGCATTTATCCCAGAACCCACACCTGTAACCAGCAACTTAAATCTGGATGATCTAGCTAACAACCTCTTAAGTATCACCAGCGAAAAAACTGGTTATCCTATCGAAATGCTAGAACTCGATATGGACATGGAAGCGGACTTAGGAATTGACTCCATTAAACGGGTAGAAATTCTGGGAGGATTGCAGGAATTATATCCCAACTTACCTAAACCCAACCTGGAAGAACTAGCAGAAAAACGCACCATTGGTCAAGTTGTCGAATATCTGCAAGGACAGGGAACAGGTGACAGGTTACAGGTTACAAGTGACAGTGTAGAGGTAATAGGTAACAGGTTACAGGTGACAGGTGACAGTAACGAATATGCAGATTTAGGACAAACCCTGTTAAACATCACCAGTGAAAAAACAGGTTATCCCGTAGAAATGCTAGAACTGGACATGGACATGGAAGCCGACTTAGGGATAGATTCCATCAAACGGGTAGAAATACTCGGAGCAATGCAGGAAGCATATCCCGACCTACCCAAACCCAATATAGAAGAATTAGGCGACCTACGGACAATCGGACAAATCGTTAACTACCTCCAATCACTGGTGGGAGGTGAAAAAAAAAAGCCGCACATTGATGTTAACCTGGTAACAACCACCAGCGTAGGGGCGCAGGTCCTGCGCCCTCTCCTGGATTCTCTCACCCCACTCCCCATCGTAGACCCTAATCTTCCCCGTCGTCCTGCTCAACTTAAAACCTTACCCAGACCAGATTTTTTAGAAGCGCAGTTACCAGAAGGACACATTGGTTTAATTACAGATGATGGTTCTTTAACTACTAGCAAAGTAGTCCATGCACTGATAGAACAAGGTTGGAAAGTTGTAGTTTTGAGTTTCCCCCAATCGTTAGTTGCATCGCAATTGCCATTACCAGCAGGTGTTACCCGCGTCACCTTGGCAAACATGAGTGAACAACATCTGCAATTATTATTGCAAAGTGTGACTACTAAACACGGAGCGATTGGGGCATTTATTCACCTCCACCCTCAATTTACACCGGAAAAACCTGGACATATTTCCTATCCCGAAGCAGAAAAGGCGATTCTTAAACAAGTGTTTTTAATGGCAAAACATCTGAAAGCAACTTTGAATAATGCCGCATCTTTACCAGGAAGAACCAGCTTTTGTACAGTTGCCCATCTTGACGGTGAATTTGCCTTAGGACATCAAACTAATTTTAGTGCGATCGCTGCCGGTTTGTTTGGTTTAACAAAAAGTTTGCGCTGGGAATGGCCACAAGTCTTCTTCCGAGCAATTGACCTCAATCCTAGTTTAGATCCTTACGAATCTGCCCAATATATTGTCGCTGAATTGCATGATTCTAATCGCTATATTGGCGAAGTTGGTTATGGTAATCAAGGAAGAGTAACCCTAGTTGCTAAAGCTGAATAA
- a CDS encoding SDR family NAD(P)-dependent oxidoreductase, giving the protein MTVTVQVSPSSVFVVSGGAKGITAQCTIKLAQHQRCKFILLGRSEITTEPEYVHDCVEDSALKKRIMENLISQGEKPTPMMVQKIFNQINSSREIKKTLAAIEATGGTAEYISVDVTDTVNLQAKLQEVSQKVGQITGIIHGAGNLADKLIEKKTEDDFEKVYTAKVQGLENLLNCVNPQQLQHLVLFSSVTGFYGNIGQSDYAIANEILSKSAHLMKQYNPNCHVVAINWGGWDSGMVTPQLKKAFAERGISIIPVEIGTQMLVNELHPAYQDYPQVVIGSPMKLPPTPLGSELCSYRIRRRMTLAENPFLHDHTIAGSPVLPATCAKSWMVNGCEEIYPGYTYFSCQDFKVLKGITFNSTLAQEHILEIKEVSKVDGDFVEFQTKILSKTPEGKTHYHFSSLIKLVKNMPEAPIYEAMDLREDNIVTDTAKDFYQNSDLSLFHGPAFQKITKVLNISSEKLTAECCWQEITAKEQGQFPVKWHNPYIIDLSTQTLWLWLNYIHKEVCLPGQLTYCEQYLAVPFNVPFYVSCEIIAKTDTGATVNFIIHNRQGKIYSKILGAKAVIWPMKMLNKK; this is encoded by the coding sequence ATGACTGTAACTGTTCAAGTTAGCCCATCTTCTGTCTTTGTTGTCAGTGGTGGGGCAAAGGGAATCACTGCTCAATGTACGATTAAATTAGCTCAACATCAACGTTGTAAATTTATTCTTTTAGGTCGTTCGGAAATTACCACAGAACCAGAATATGTTCATGATTGTGTGGAAGATTCGGCTTTGAAAAAGCGCATTATGGAAAATTTGATTTCTCAAGGTGAGAAACCAACACCCATGATGGTACAAAAGATATTTAATCAAATTAATTCTAGTCGAGAAATTAAGAAGACTTTAGCAGCTATTGAAGCGACAGGAGGAACGGCTGAATATATCAGTGTTGATGTCACTGATACTGTGAATTTGCAAGCTAAATTACAAGAAGTTTCTCAAAAGGTTGGGCAAATTACTGGCATTATTCACGGTGCTGGTAACTTAGCCGATAAGTTAATTGAAAAAAAGACAGAAGATGATTTTGAGAAGGTTTACACTGCTAAAGTTCAGGGTTTAGAAAATCTCCTCAATTGTGTTAATCCTCAGCAATTACAACATTTAGTATTGTTTTCTTCCGTGACTGGATTTTATGGTAATATCGGTCAGAGTGATTATGCTATAGCGAACGAAATTCTCAGTAAATCAGCCCACTTAATGAAACAATATAACCCCAATTGTCATGTAGTCGCAATTAATTGGGGTGGTTGGGATAGTGGCATGGTGACACCACAATTAAAAAAAGCATTTGCAGAACGAGGAATTAGTATTATTCCCGTAGAAATTGGCACACAAATGCTAGTTAATGAACTACATCCAGCTTATCAAGATTATCCACAAGTTGTAATTGGTAGTCCCATGAAACTACCACCTACTCCTTTAGGTTCAGAACTTTGTAGCTATCGCATTCGCAGACGAATGACATTAGCAGAAAATCCATTTTTACACGATCATACAATTGCAGGTTCACCAGTTTTACCAGCCACCTGTGCTAAATCATGGATGGTTAATGGCTGTGAAGAAATCTATCCAGGTTATACATATTTTAGTTGCCAAGACTTCAAAGTTTTAAAAGGAATTACCTTTAATTCTACCTTAGCTCAAGAACATATTCTAGAAATCAAAGAAGTCTCTAAGGTAGATGGTGATTTTGTCGAATTTCAAACCAAAATATTGAGTAAAACCCCCGAAGGAAAAACTCATTATCACTTTAGTTCTCTGATAAAACTGGTAAAAAATATGCCAGAAGCACCCATTTATGAAGCAATGGATCTCAGAGAAGATAATATCGTCACTGATACAGCCAAAGACTTCTATCAAAATAGTGACTTATCCCTATTTCATGGTCCAGCTTTCCAAAAAATTACCAAAGTTTTAAATATTAGTTCAGAAAAACTCACAGCCGAATGTTGTTGGCAAGAAATCACAGCCAAAGAACAAGGACAATTCCCTGTCAAATGGCACAACCCCTACATTATTGACTTGAGTACCCAAACATTATGGTTATGGTTAAACTATATCCATAAAGAAGTTTGTTTACCAGGACAATTAACATACTGTGAACAATACTTAGCAGTACCATTTAACGTCCCATTTTATGTTTCCTGTGAAATCATAGCCAAAACTGACACAGGTGCAACAGTCAACTTCATTATTCACAATCGTCAAGGAAAAATCTACTCCAAAATCTTAGGAGCAAAAGCCGTAATTTGGCCAATGAAAATGTTAAATAAAAAGTAA
- a CDS encoding beta-ketoacyl [acyl carrier protein] synthase domain-containing protein, whose product MEKIAIIGLSCLFPDANNPEEFWQNLTAEKDSTSSITVADLGIDPAIFYDPNKGKPEKFYFQKGGFIRNFKFDAKEYNLPEAFLESLDNTFKWSLYAAKKAIVQSGYWGNQTALAKCGVILGTLGLPTKASNQLFAPIYQQNIEPAIGELLQEKYFRLGGSLTSQKVSPYNAMVSGLPAAIVSKAFSLSATHFSIDAACSSSFYAIKLASHYLQSGKVDLMLAGAISCSDPLFIRMLFSGIQGYPDNGISRPLDKSSRGLITSEGIGMVMLKRYSDAVRDGDKILATICGNGLSNDGKGKHLLSPNPQGQTLAYQRAYSEAKLNPQTIDYLECHATGTPLGDTTECNSIEEFFSPYKAAPLVGSTKTNVGHLLVAAGMVGITKTILSMSHGVIPPTINMTQPIGSENNVVSPQNIVRTPTKWPSQENKKVALSAFGFGGTNSHIILEQGN is encoded by the coding sequence GTGGAAAAAATAGCAATCATCGGGTTATCTTGCCTATTTCCCGATGCTAATAATCCTGAAGAATTTTGGCAGAATCTCACAGCAGAAAAAGATTCCACATCATCTATAACTGTAGCGGATTTGGGAATAGATCCCGCTATATTCTACGATCCAAATAAAGGTAAACCGGAAAAATTCTACTTTCAAAAAGGTGGGTTTATCCGCAACTTTAAATTTGATGCCAAAGAGTATAACTTACCTGAAGCATTTCTTGAAAGCTTAGATAATACCTTTAAATGGTCATTGTACGCTGCTAAAAAAGCCATTGTCCAAAGTGGTTATTGGGGAAATCAAACTGCACTTGCAAAATGTGGCGTAATTTTAGGAACTCTGGGATTACCAACCAAAGCTTCCAATCAATTATTTGCTCCTATTTATCAGCAAAATATTGAACCTGCAATTGGTGAACTCTTACAGGAAAAATACTTTCGTTTAGGTGGTTCATTAACCTCTCAAAAAGTCTCTCCATACAATGCTATGGTTTCCGGTTTACCTGCTGCTATAGTTTCTAAAGCATTTTCTCTCTCTGCAACTCACTTCTCCATAGATGCTGCCTGTTCCTCATCATTTTATGCCATTAAATTAGCATCCCATTATCTCCAATCTGGCAAGGTGGATTTAATGTTAGCTGGTGCTATTAGTTGTTCAGATCCTTTATTTATCAGAATGTTATTTTCTGGTATTCAAGGATATCCAGATAATGGCATTAGTCGTCCTCTAGACAAATCATCACGTGGGTTAATTACCTCCGAAGGAATTGGGATGGTAATGCTCAAAAGATATAGTGATGCTGTGAGAGACGGAGACAAAATATTAGCAACAATTTGCGGTAATGGTTTATCTAATGATGGTAAAGGGAAACATCTTCTTAGTCCTAATCCTCAAGGGCAAACTCTCGCATATCAAAGAGCTTATTCTGAAGCTAAACTTAACCCCCAAACTATTGATTATTTAGAATGCCACGCCACCGGTACTCCATTGGGAGATACCACCGAATGCAACTCAATTGAAGAATTTTTTAGTCCATATAAAGCAGCGCCATTAGTAGGTTCAACAAAAACAAATGTTGGTCATTTACTTGTGGCTGCCGGCATGGTGGGAATAACCAAGACAATTTTAAGTATGTCTCATGGTGTGATTCCTCCAACTATTAATATGACTCAACCTATCGGTTCTGAAAATAATGTTGTCTCTCCACAAAACATTGTCAGAACGCCGACTAAATGGCCAAGTCAAGAAAATAAAAAAGTAGCTTTAAGTGCGTTTGGTTTTGGTGGAACAAACTCTCATATCATTCTAGAACAGGGGAATTAA